The genomic window TTTGTCAGGCCCCCTTCTGTGCGATGGCCTCCTGGGACGGTCTCCTCCTCTGCTTCACGAACGACTGCTGCTACGCCCTCTGCAACCCGGCGACTCGTCAGTATGCTCGCCTCCCGTTTCTTCCTGGCTCCGTGCCCCTGGGGGTGTACTCGCACAGCCCAACCGGCGAGTACCGGCTATTGCTGTACAGGTTCGCCACTGGACCGGGGCCTGACGCTCAAGGTGGCACCTTCGTGTTGGTATTAGGCTCCGGCCAACCGCCACGGTCCATAGGGTGCCCTGATGCTAGGGAACTGCTGTCCATCCCGTCCGTCCTGTTCCGCGGTGGCCTGCATTGGCACAAAGAGCAGAATGAGAGGATAGTGGTATTCGACACCACCACTGAGTTGTTCCGGCACATGCGCGTTCCGGTTGTTTTTTTTTCTCGCTGCACTAACCTGTTTGAGATGGATGGAATGCTCGGCGTGTCCAGCTTTAATTATGCAGCGGCAACCATCGATATCTGGATGGCGCAGGACTACAAGAGTGAGGTCTGGTCCAACAAGTACCACGTTGAGTTGCCGGTTGCAGAGCTCACCGTGCGCTTTGGAAGGTTCAACACACGTGGGTTTGGGGTAGTCGCTTCTTCGGATGGTCATTTGCTCATGCTGCTCAAATTTAGCGACTGGCTACTTCAGGTTGATATGGATGGCAAGTTGGTCGCTAGTTTCCATTGCAAAGGCCTTGCTTATACTAGATTTTGTCTCAAACAAACTTTAGTTTCGCATACCTTCTTTCCGGCACTACAGCGTTATGTTGTGAACGCTAAGCCTTTCATCTGATCTAATAGCTTTGAGTGATGTGGTGCTTCTGAACGGCCTAAACTGTCAGCGTGACCCGCAATATCAAGTTTGACCCGCGGGCTTCTCTGTTGATGTATATCAAGTTGTGATCAAGAAGCTCTTGCTGTCATGTGGTTGTATGGAATTTATGCTTGTTTGATACCAAAACTACCAAGTCATTTTTGTTGTGCGTTCAAAATATATGCTAGCTACTCATGTCTCTATTTTCTTGAACTGGAGAACTATTTTGCAATCTACCTGCCTCATATGTCTATTTCTTGAACTGAAAATTTGACTTTGCCTTTTTTATCCCAAGAGATTATCTGGTGCTCTTCTCAATATGCTGAATACTCATTTAGCAATCCACATGTGTTTTCTGTTTGTGAGTTTTGTTTTACCTGACAATAAATGTGGCAGATTATCCTCTCAATTTGGTCACTTGCTAGTTTCACCTGATTGTTAGTAGTGCTTGGAGCAGAACCTGTTACATTGGATGAAACGCTTTATCTGCCATACAAAGCTTATCTGAAGTTTTAGCCATGCTGAGGTTGATTTGGATTATATATCCATTTCTTGTACAGAAGATTAAACATTCTACATAAAGCGTGTTCCTGTTGCCTCATGAGTAGATagcaagtttattatttttactaaATTCTGTATGCATCAATACATGAGGCCTTCTTCAATACCAGAGTCCGGCATGGCTATGTGGCACCACTTGGTTAGTCCTGCAGTAACATACACATGCTCAGGTTTTTTCATTTGATCTGATATTTCAATCCCACTTCTTGTCTTTTTACAGCTACATCAGGATCTTTTCCCAGTTTTTCCATTCTTCTGCATTGTATCATGTGCTATCTTCCACAAATCTTTGAGAAGTCAAACTTCTCTTTGGCAGTTTCATGTGCCTCCTATGCTGTAAATGTTTTTATGGTTGTTGTTTCATAATAAACTGCTAGCTGGGGATAATAACTTGGCTAAAAGACAAGAGTTGTCTGCTTTGCAGTGAAGATGAAACCTGATAACATATGTTCTTTGATTGTGATGTTACCAAGCTAGTTTGGCAAGATTTGGCTGGCGTTGTTTCTGGGCCTGATTTCGTCAATTATGGATCTTCTGCTAGAATTTGGATCAGTAATAGGAGTAAGAAAATGCTGCTGTGAATATGATTACATCATATTGGTTGTAACAATATTATatcatgggacggagggagtataatcttTGCTTGCATTGTGTCGACTGGTTTATCAGGTACCCTGCCAGAGGCTGCTACATTTCCTAAAATGTTGGGGAGCAGTACTTGCTGCTCCAGGAAGGCAAAGCTCTGGTGACTCCCCAGCCCGGCTTAAACTATAGAACGGCGTCCTTGATGGCCCCGGGACACAAGAAATCAGGGAGCTGTGACCGTCGCTGTAGTTTCTATTCTGGCGCATTTTCAGTTTTGCTGATGTGATGCTGGCTGTAAGAATATTATGTCATGACTACTAGATATTGATGTTTCGAGATGTGGCCTGTTTAAAAGGTCTGTAATGGTCTAAATGTTTTGACACTGTTTTCATTTCGTTTGAAATGGAACAGGGCGAAGAGCCTTTTacaaaacaacaacaaagcctttagtcccaaacaagttggggtaggctagaggtgaaacccataagatctcgcaaccaactcatggctctggcacatggatagcaagcttccacgcactcctgtccatagctagctctttgtcgatactccaatccttcaggtctctcttaacggactcctcccatg from Triticum aestivum cultivar Chinese Spring chromosome 3B, IWGSC CS RefSeq v2.1, whole genome shotgun sequence includes these protein-coding regions:
- the LOC123066119 gene encoding uncharacterized protein: MLSISTRWAKRTPNLQMHFCCFSTREGGRSSSSSLRRRHPPHCSGEESHAQPATMAEAASAERAALLLPGLPDEISIWEILVGLPPKALLRCRAVCRAWCRATSTRDFLLAHHARQPALPLLYIYNCVGNNIRSLDIIPFDRRAGVAADDQLRPVARLCQAPFCAMASWDGLLLCFTNDCCYALCNPATRQYARLPFLPGSVPLGVYSHSPTGEYRLLLYRFATGPGPDAQGGTFVLVLGSGQPPRSIGCPDARELLSIPSVLFRGGLHWHKEQNERIVVFDTTTELFRHMRVPVVFFSRCTNLFEMDGMLGVSSFNYAAATIDIWMAQDYKSEVWSNKYHVELPVAELTVRFGRFNTRGFGVVASSDGHLLMLLKFSDWLLQVDMDGKLVASFHCKGLAYTRFCLKQTLVSHTFFPALQRYVVNAKPFI